A single window of Pyrus communis chromosome 10, drPyrComm1.1, whole genome shotgun sequence DNA harbors:
- the LOC137748915 gene encoding DNA replication licensing factor MCM5-like — MSGWDEGAIYYSDQAQSLGGDGGDAGSNAAAATRHSVLQKFKEFIRSFETQKNVFSYRESLLHNAKYLLVDIEDLDSFDADLVAKLRSAPSDYLPLFENAAGQVLANLKTKVPGNEGKLEERVPEDVQILLTSKEDPASMRQLGAQCISKLIKVSGITIAASRVKAKATYVIVMCKNCKNVQRVPCRPGLGGAIVPRSCNHIPQPGEEPCPLDPWVVVPDKSKYVDQQTLKLQENPEDVPTGELPRNMLLSVDRHLVQTIVPGTRLTIMGIYSIYQASNSATSHKGAVAVRQPYIRVVGIEEATDANSRGPAAFTQDEIEEFKKFASEDAYKNICLKIAPSIFGHADVKKAVACLLFGGSRKHLPDGVKLRGDINVLLLGDPSTAKSQFLKFVEKTAPVAVYTSGKGSSAAGLTASVIRDSSSREFYLEGGAMVLADGGVVCIDEFDKMRSEDRVAIHEAMEQQTISIAKAGITTVLNSRTSVLAAANPPSGRYDDLKTAQDNIDLQTTILSRFDLIFIVKDIRMYSQDKTIASHIIKVHASAGAALGDGRVVSKEENWLKRYIQYCRTECHPRLSETASRELQSNYVKIRQDMRQLANETGEAAAVPITVRQLEAIVRLSEALAKMQLRHEATEEHVREAIRLFNAATMDAAKSGIQQQVNLTGEMANEVKQAETQIRRRVGIGNHISERKLIDELTRMGMNESTVRRALIIMHQRDEVEYKRERRVILRKA; from the exons ATGTCAGGGTGGGACGAAGGAGCGATCTACTACAGCGACCAAGCGCAGTCGCTTGGCGGCGACGGCGGAGACGCCGGAAGCAACGCCGCAGCCGCCACCCGCCACTCGGTTCTTCAGAAATTCAAGGAATTCATCCGTAGCTTCGAGACACAGAAAAATGTGTTTTCGTACAGGGAGAGCCTCCTCCACAACGCTAAGTACCTTCTCGTCGACATCGAAGACCTCGATTCCTTCGACGCCGACCTCGTCGCAAAGCTCCGCTCTGCCCCATCCGATTACTTGCCTCTG TTTGAAAACGCCGCCGGTCAGGTTTTGGCGAATTTAAAGACGAAAGTGCCCGGAAATGAAGGGAAATTGGAGGAGCGGGTGCCGGAGGATGTTCAGATCTTGCTGACGTCCAAAGAAGACCCGGCGTCTATGCGCCAGCTTGGG GCACAATGTATATCGAAACTCATCAAGGTTTCTGGGATCACTATAGCTGCTTCGAGGGTCAAGGCGAAGGCAACTTATGTGATTGTCATGTGTAAGAACTGTAAAAATGTGCAAAGGGTACCTTGCCGGCCAGGCCTTGGTGGCGCAATTGTCCCTCGCTCTTGCAACCATATTCCTCAG CCTGGAGAAGAACCTTGTCCGCTTGATCCGTGGGTTGTGGTTCCTGATAAGAGCAAGTATGTTGATCAGCAAACCTTGAAATTGCAAGAGAATCCAGAG GATGTACCTACCGGAGAGCTTCCAAGAAATATGCTTCTATCCGTGGATCGTCATCTCGTTCAGACAATTGTGCCTGGCACAAGATTAACCATCATGGGCATTTATAGCATCTATCAAGCTTCCAATTCTGCCACATC CCATAAAGGAGCAGTTGCTGTTAGGCAGCCTTACATCAGAGTGGTAGGAATAGAAGAAGCAACTGATGCCAACTCTCGGGGTCCTGCTGCTTTTACACAAGATGAG ATAGAAGAGTTCAAGAAGTTTGCTTCGGAAGAtgcatataaaaatatatgctTGAAAATTGCTCCCTCTATATTTGGTCATGCAGATGTAAAGAAGGCTGTGGCCTGTCTTCTGTTCGGGGGATCTAGAAAG CATTTGCCTGATGGTGTGAAGCTAAGGGGTGATATTAATGTCTTACTTTTGGGGGATCCATCTACTGCTAAATCACAG TTTCTCAAGTTTGTTGAGAAGACAGCTCCCGTGGCTGTGTATACTTCAGGAAAAGGGTCATCAGCTGCTGGTCTTACAGCTTCTGTGATCAGGGATAGCAGTTCT CGTGAGTTTTATCTTGAAGGAGGAGCCATGGTTTTGGCGGATGGAGGTGTTGTCTGTATTGACGAGTTTGACAAAATGAGATCAGAGGATAG GGTTGCTATTCATGAAGCCATGGAGCAGCAAACCATATCCATTGCCAAAGCAGGAATAACAACTGTTCTTAATTCTAGAACCTCTGTGCTTGCAGCTGCTAACCCTCCATCTGGACGTTATGATGATCTGAAG ACTGCTCAGGATAACATCGATCTGCAGACGACAATTCTTTCGAGATTTGACTTGATCTTCATTGTTAAAGATATCAGAATGTACAGTCAGGATAAG ACTATAGCGAGTCATATCATAAAGGTTCATGCGTCTGCTGGTGCAGCACTGGGTGACGGTAGAGTAGTTTCTAAAGAAGAGAATTGGCTGAAGAG GTACATACAGTATTGTCGAACTGAATGTCACCCCCGCTTATCAGAAACTGCATCGAGAGAGCTGCAGAGTAATTACGTGAAAATCAGACAG GACATGAGACAGCTAGCGAATGAAACAGGGGAGGCCGCAGCAGTGCCAATCACCGTAAGGCAGCTTGAAGCTATAGTGAGGTTGAGTGAGGCCCTTGCAAAAATGCAACT GCGCCACGAAGCTACTGAGGAGCATGTTCGTGAAGCAATAAGACTATTCAATGCGGCCACAATGGACGCGGCAAAGTCTGGAATACAACAGCAGGTCAATCTTACCGGTGAGATGGCTAATGAAGTTAAG CAAGCTGAAACTCAGATAAGGAGAAGAGTAGGCATTGGGAACCACATATCAGAGAGAAAGCTGATCGATGAGCTCACAAGAATGGGGATGAATGAATCTACT GTGAGAAGAGCTCTGATAATTATGCACCAGAGGGATGAAGTCGAATACAAGCGAGAAAGGCGCGTAATTTTACGCAAAGCATAA
- the LOC137748691 gene encoding leucine-rich repeat receptor-like protein kinase TDR: MEIFHSSFYLILLLLFAAVSAADIYSDTLLSLKSELTDANGSLKDWILPSTENPPGKIHACSWSGVKCNTNNSAVTGLDLSIKSLAGEMSGDQFAVFADLVSLNLSQNSFSGHLPAGIFNLTNLTTLDISRNNFSGHFPTGVSALQNLIVLDAFSNSFSGSLPAEISDLQNLKILNLAGSYFRGPIPSEYGAFRRLEFIHLAGNMITGSIPPELGKLKTVTHMEIGYNFYHGSIPWQLGNMTELQYLDIAYANLSGAVPKSLGDLDNLESLFLFRNQLSGSIPPELSNIRALQSLDLSDNLISGWIPETFSELKNLRLLSLFYNEMSGEVPDGIAELPSLETLLLWNNFFSGNLPRSLGRNSKLGWVDVSTNNFNGSVPPDICANGQLLKLMLFSNNFSGDLSTSLSNCSSLVRLRLEDNKFSGEIPLKFSTLTDITYVDLSGNNFSGGIPMDISKAQKLEYFNVSRNPELGGTVPAEMLELPNLHNFSASSCGLIGNVPSFENCKSISVVELSKNSLEGTVPKSISSCRVLERIDLGSNNISGRIPKELASLPALLVLDLSHNSFNGPIPKTFGSSSSLVLLNVSYNDVSGSIPSEKVFRMMERSAFDGNPKLCGEPLRSCPGSVSIFGSRVAGKLLWIALLCIGVVMFVTLSVMGIFYYHKGSKGQWKMISFAGLPQFTKNDLLKSFSSTESMDALPPLSASVRKAVLPMGIAVSVKKIEWGAKRMRVMLEFVTQIGNARHKNLIRLLGVCYNNHLAYLLYDYLPNGNLAEMISVKSEWAAKYKIIIDIAKGLCFLHHECYPAIAHGDLRSSNIVFDENMEPHLTEFGFKHLLELSKGSFTAATSTWDAGDNISGTKEELCRDVYSFGEIMLEILSNGRLTNSGASIQSKSREVVLREIYNENEAGSDISMQEEIKLAIEVAMLCTRSRPSDRPSMENALKLLSESKLQMKNNPTFETAG, encoded by the exons ATGGAGATTTTCCATTCCTCCTTCTACTtaatccttctcctcctcttcgCGGCGGTTTCCGCCGCCGATATCTACTCAGACACCCTTCTCAGCTTAAAATCCGAGCTCACAGACGCCAATGGCAGCTTGAAAGATTGGATTCTCCCTTCTACAGAAAACCCACCTGGCAAAATCCACGCATGTTCTTGGTCCGGCGTCAAATGCAACACCAACAACTCCGCCGTCACTGGCTTAGACCTCTCAATAAAGAGTCTCGCCGGTGAAATGTCCGGCGATCAATTCGCCGTCTTCGCCGACCTTGTATCACTCAATCTCAGTCAAAACTCGTTCTCCGGTCACCTCCCCGCTGGAATCTTCAACCTCACCAACCTCACAACATTAGACATCAGCAGAAACAACTTCTCCGGCCACTTCCCCACCGGCGTCTCCGCCCTCCAAAACCTCATTGTACTCGACGCATTCAGCAACAGCTTTTCCGGGTCGCTCCCCGCCGAAATTTCAGACCTTCAGAACCTCAAAATCCTCAATTTAGCCGGAAGCTACTTCCGGGGACCGATCCCGTCGGAATACGGGGCTTTTCGCCGGCTCGAGTTTATTCATCTCGCCGGGAATATGATCACCGGAAGCATTCCGCCGGAACTGGGGAAGCTCAAAACAGTGACCCACATGGAGATTGGCTACAATTTTTACCACGGAAGTATTCCGTGGCAATTGGGGAACATGACAGAGCTCCAGTATCTCGACATTGCCTATGCAAATCTCTCCGGCGCCGTCCCAAAATCCCTCGGCGATCTCGACAATCTCGAATCCCTCTTCCTTTTCAGAAACCAGCTTTCTGGGTCAATTCCGCCTGAGCTCAGCAACATCAGAGCTCTCCAAAGCTTGGATCTTTCGGACAATCTGATTTCTGGGTGGATCCCAGAAACCTTTTCGGAGCTGAAAAACCTTAGACTCCTCAGTCTTTTTTACAACGAGATGAGCGGCGAAGTTCCTGACGGAATTGCAGAGCTTCCGTCTTTGGAGACGCTGCTTTTGTGGAACAATTTCTTCTCCGGCAACCTTCCCCGGAGCTTGGGGAGGAACTCGAAGCTCGGATGGGTGGACGTCTCCACAAACAACTTCAACGGCAGCGTTCCGCCGGATATCTGTGCGAATGGTCAGCTCCTTAAGCTGATGCTGTTTTCGAACAATTTCTCCGGCGATCTCTCCACTTCTCTGTCAAACTGTTCGTCTCTGGTTCGTCTTCGACTCGAAGATAACAAGTTTTCAGGTGAGATTCCATTGAAATTCAGCACTCTGACTGACATCACATATGTTGATTTATCTGGGAACAATTTTAGTGGTGGGATTCCAATGGATATTTCAAAAGCTCAAAAGCTTGAGTACTTCAATGTCTCTAGAAATCCAGAATTAGGGGGCACAGTTCCTGCAGAAATGTTGGAATTGCCAAATCTTCACAATTTTTCGGCTTCCTCGTGTGGCTTGATTGGCAATGTTCCTTCGTTCGAAAACTGCAAATCAATATCTGTTGTTGAATTGAGCAAGAACAGCTTGGAAGGAACTGTCCCAAAAAGTATTTCTAGCTGCCGGGTTCTTGAGAGGATTGATTTAGGTAGCAATAATATATCCGGTCGTATACCCAAGGAGCTTGCAAGTCTCCCTGCTCTTCTTGTTCTTGACCTGTCACATAACAGCTTCAATGGACCAATACCTAAAACTTTTGGTtcttcttcgagtttagtactTCTAAATGTGTCTTACAATGATGTTTCCGGGAGTATTCCATCCGAAAAGGTATTTAGAATGATGGAACGAAGCGCTTTTGATGGGAATCCAAAGCTGTGTGGAGAGCCTCTCAGATCATGTCCTGGCTCAGTGTCCATATTTGGAAGCAGAGTTGCCGGGAAGCTTCTGTGGATCGCACTACTCTGCATCGGAGTAGTTATGTTCGTTACTCTATCAGTTATGGGGATATTTTACTACCATAAAGGCAGCAAGGGCCAGTGGAAGATGATCTCATTTGCTGGACTTCCTCAATTCACAAAAAATGATTTATTGAAGAGCTTCAGTTCGACAGAATCCATGGATGCATTGCCACCTTTGTCAGCTTCAGTGCGGAAAGCAGTTCTGCCAATGGGAATTGCAGTTTCGGTAAAGAAGATTGAATGGGGAGCAAAGAGAATGAGAGTTATGCTGGAATTTGTAACACAAATAGGAAATGCAAGGCATAAGAATTTAATTCGATTGCTTGGAGTTTGCTACAACAACCATCTGGCTTATCTCTTATACGATTACTTGCCCAATGGAAACTTGGCTGAAATGATAAGTGTGAAAAGCGAATGGGCAGCCAAGTACAAAATTATCATCGACATTGCAAAGGGATTATGCTTCCTTCACCATGAATGTTATCCTGCAATAGCACATGGAGATCTGAGATCAAGTAATATAGTGTTTGACGAAAATATGGAACCTCATTTGACAGAATTCGGGTTCAAGCATCTGCTCGAGTTGAGCAAGGGTTCGTTTACAGCAGCAACTTCCACCTGGGATGCAG GTGATAACATCAGTGGCACAAAAGAGGAGCTATGCAGGGATGTATACAGCTTTGGGGAGATCATGCTGGAGATTCTAAGCAACGGCAGGTTGACAAATTCTGGCGCAAGCATACAGAGCAAGTCGAGGGAAGTTGTTCTGCGGGAAATTTACAACGAGAACGAAGCTGGTTCCGACATTTCAATGCAAGAGGAGATAAAACTGGCAATTGAGGTTGCTATGCTTTGCACCAGGAGTAGGCCATCCGATCGACCATCCATGGAAAATGCATTGAAGCTTTTATCCGAGTCGAAACTCCAGATGAAAAATAACCCAACTTTTGAAACTGCAGGGTGA
- the LOC137748544 gene encoding small ribosomal subunit protein bS6m-like, whose product MPLYDCMLLLKPHVRKESLMDLVARVSKHVCRRNGVITDMKSFGTVQLGYGIKKLDGRYYQGQLMQMTMMTTPNINKELHYLNKEDRLLRWLLVKHRETKYGQEFLSEEDSKSEFNKLQRSSIYNMEESETEDDDDDDEEYDVEQEGKRT is encoded by the exons ATGCCGCTGTACGATTGTATGCTGCTGCTGAAGCCCCATGTGAGGAAGGAGTCTCTGATGGACTTGGTTGCTCGAGTGAGCAAACACGTTTGCAGAAGAAATGGAGTTATTACTGACATGAAGTCGTTCGGCACTGTTCAGCTCGGTTATGGTATTAAGAAGCTTGATGGAAGGTACTATCAG GGCCAACTAATGCAAATGACAATGATGACTACACCCAACATCAACAAGGAGCTGCACTACTTGAACAAGGAAGATCGGTTGCTGCGCTGGCTGTTGGTTAAACACCGAGAAACAAAGTATGGACAGGAATTTCTAAGTGAAGAGGATTCGAAAAGTGAATTCAATAAGCTTCAGCGGAGCAGCATATATAATATGGAGGAGTCTGAGACTGAGGATGATGACGACGATGACGAGGAATATGATGTGGAACAAGAAGGAAAACGTACCTGA
- the LOC137747073 gene encoding uncharacterized protein gives MVTAILRSQDCLRGRFRNEALTLTLSPRSGSRRIPNFSNQNPNSTPNHGSTANIHQSRRRKRSPMAVQSNQHDRPRDRYADHSVVAKAPVKNLVTGQVKILRRGEVLNPEKSNRGLRVVASDDCKQKAKKENDPDLVLGSTDRLGPDPETVQKQIKAAEFKVMDAIYAGSSVFYASPPPSSVPLPAFLGRNGTATSDLRRLLRLDLV, from the coding sequence ATGGTGACGGCGATTCTCCGATCGCAGGATTGCCTTCGAGGTAGGTTCCGCAACGAAGCTCTAACCCTAACCCTCTCCCCCCGCTCCGGATCACGACGGATCCCCAATTTCTCTAACCAGAACCCTAATTCCACCCCCAACCATGGCTCCACCGCCAATATTCATCAATCTCGCCGCCGGAAGAGGAGTCCGATGGCGGTTCAGTCCAATCAGCACGACCGACCTCGCGATCGGTACGCTGATCACTCCGTTGTTGCGAAGGCGCCGGTTAAAAACCTTGTGACGGGACAGGTCAAGATCCTGAGGCGCGGTGAGGTTTTGAACCCGGAGAAGAGCAACCGAGGGCTAAGAGTGGTTGCTAGCGATGATTGCAAGCAGAAGGCGAAGAAGGAAAACGATCCGGATTTGGTTTTGGGATCCACGGACCGTTTGGGACCCGACCCGGAGACCGTGCAGAAGCAGATTAAGGCTGCGGAGTTCAAGGTCATGGACGCGATTTATGCTGGATCGAGCGTTTTCTACGCGTCTCCTCCTCCTAGCTCGGTGCCGCTGCCTGCTTTTTTGGGAAGGAACGGCACCGCAACGAGCGATCTCCGCCGGCTGCTGCGGCTCGATTTGGTGTGA
- the LOC137747072 gene encoding sugar transport protein 7-like, producing the protein MAGGSFAPTGVAKERAQQYQGRLTPYVIVACIVAAVGGSLFGYDIGISGGVTSMDGFLKKFFKTVYKNKTHARENNYCKYDNQGLAAFTSSLYLAGLVASFVASPVTRNYGRRGSIICGGVSFLVGATLNASAENLAMLLLGRIMLGVGIGFGNQAIPLYLSEIAPTHLRGALNMMFQLATTLGIFTANMINYGTQKLEPWGWRLSLGLALVPAAAMTVGGIFLPETPNSLIERGCKDEGRKVLERIRGTKNVSAEFQDMMDASEFANAIKHPFRNILERRNRPQLVMAIFMPTFQILTGINSILFYAPVLFQSMGFGGNAALYSSALTGAVLVTSTLLSIAAVDKLGRRVLLITGGIQMIVCQVIVAVLLGLKFGDNQELSKGFSVLVVAVICLFVIAFGYSWGPLGWTVPSEIFPLETRSAGQSITVSVNLPFTFIIAQSFLSLLCALKFGIFLFFAGWITIMSVFVYLFLPETKGIPIEEMILMWRKHWFWKRIMPEEYPEADDSVNVRQNNSTV; encoded by the exons ATGGCGGGAGGGTCGTTCGCGCCGACCGGTGTGGCCAAGGAGAGGGCACAGCAGTACCAAGGGAGGCTCACCCCTTATGTCATCGTTGCCTGCATTGTTGCCGCCGTCGGCGGCTCGCTTTTCGGTTATGATATCGGAATTTCAG GCGGGGTTACGTCGATGGACGGATTTCTTAAGAAATTCTTCAAGACAGTGTACAAAAACAAGACGCATGCCCGGGAAAACAACTACTGCAAGTATGATAACCAGGGTCTTGCAGCGTTTACCTCTTCGCTGTACCTCGCCGGTTTAGTTGCATCTTTTGTGGCTTCTCCGGTCACAAGAAATTATGGACGCCGAGGAAGTATAATCTGTGGCGGAGTCAGTTTCCTCGTTGGAGCAACTCTAAACGCTTCAGCTGAGAATTTGGCCATGCTTCTCTTAGGTCGGATCATGCTTGGCGTTGGTATCGGATTTGGAAATCAG GCCATTCCGCTATATCTTTCAGAAATAGCGCCAACGCATCTTCGAGGAGCCTTAAACATGATGTTTCAGTTAGCAACTACGCTTGGGATCTTCACAGCAAACATGATAAACTACGGAACTCAAAAACTCGAGCCATGGGGGTGGAGGCTCTCGCTAGGGCTGGCTCTAGTACCAGCTGCAGCAATGACAGTCGGAGGAATATTTCTACCCGAGACACCAAATAGCTTGATCGAACGAGGATGTAAAGACGAAGGAAGAAAAGTTTTGGAGAGAATTAGAGGAACCAAAAATGTCAGTGCGGAGTTTCAGGACATGATGGATGCAAGCGAGTTTGCCAATGCAATAAAGCACCCGTTCAGAAACATCCTCGAGCGAAGGAACAGGCCTCAGCTCGTTATGGCAATCTTCATGCCGACATTCCAGATCCTCACGGGGATAAATTCGATTCTGTTCTACGCTCCCGTGTTGTTTCAAAGTATGGGGTTCGGGGGAAATGCTGCTCTGTACTCCTCTGCTTTAACCGGAGCAGTTCTTGTCACGTCTACGCTGCTATCTATCGCAGCAGTTGACAAACTGGGACGAAGAGTTCTGCTCATTACTGGTGGAATACAAATGATTGTGTGCCAG GTCATAGTCGCAGTACTCTTGGGGCTCAAGTTCGGGGACAATCAAGAACTATCGAAAGGATTCTCAGTACTGGTGGTGGCGGTGATTTGCCTCTTCGTGATAGCTTTCGGGTATTCATGGGGTCCTCTCGGGTGGACAGTGCCGAGCGAGATCTTCCCTCTAGAAACCCGATCAGCTGGACAAAGCATTACAGTGTCTGTGAACCTTCCGTTCACCTTCATCATCGCCCAGTCGTTTCTCTCCCTCCTGTGCGCGCTCAAATTCgggatcttcctcttcttcgcGGGATGGATTACTATCATGAGCGTGTTTGTTTACCTGTTTCTTCCCGAAACCAAGGGGATTCCGATCGAAGAGATGATACTGATGTGGAGAAAGCACTGGTTCTGGAAGAGGATAATGCCGGAAGAATATCCTGAAGCTGACGACTCCGTTAATGTCAGGCAAAACAATTCAACAGTTTGA
- the LOC137747071 gene encoding adenylate kinase 5, chloroplastic, producing the protein MLLHSLSPLHSSNVYSSSVFPFSPSPSLSSSSSSSSSSLSLETSSNRICSLRLYSNAHLRITYKSNGLKLNCSLKEPLKVMISGAPASGKGTQCELIVNKFGLVHISTGDLLRAEVSSGTEIGNKAKEFMNAGRLVPDEVVTAMVTARLSCDDAKEKGWLLDGYPRSFNQAQSLQKLKIIPDVYIVLDVPDETLIDRCVGRRLDPVTGKIYHIKSFPPETEEIKARLNTRPDDTEEKVKSRLEIYKKNADSISATYSSIMKKIDGNHSKDVVFEVIDSILSQVLKDKETKIKLGKSWSGSNPSSVEDSWRGIPTKLNNVPHSREIRKYFYEDVLQATKRAINDGRTRLKVEINIPELNPEMDVYRIGTLTELVRTIALSFADDGKHVKVCVQGSMGEGALAGMPLQLAGTRKILEFMDWGEYEAMGTFINIGSIGGKEVEEQDDLFILVAPQNAVGNCIIDDLRAMTDAAGNRPVILINPRLKDLPGSSGIMQTMGRDKRLEYASSFENCYFFRLLYYAGTQYPIMGALRFSYPYRYELYKRVEDPYGKEKYVILSTFPEKPSIDEVNDAFEGKPRNESKKAVGFWGFLSGIF; encoded by the exons ATGTTgctccactctctctctcctcttcacTCCTCCAATGTCTACTCTTCCTCTGTCttccctttctctccctctccctctctctcctcttcttcttcttcttcttcttcctctctctccctcgaAACGTCTTCGAACCGTATCTGCTCTCTGCGACTCTACAGCAATGCCCATTTGAGGATCACCTACAAATCCAAC GGACTGAAGCTCAACTGTTCTCTGAAAGAGCCTCTGAAGGTGATGATATCCGGTGCACCGGCGTCCGGCAAAGGCACTCAATGTGAATTGATTGTCAACAAG TTTGGATTGGTACACATATCAACGGGGGACCTTCTCAGAGCTGAAGTGTCATCCGGGACAGAAATTGGAAACAAGGCCAAAGAGTTCATGAATGCCGGTCGTCTGGTCCCCGATGAAGTCGTGACAGCG ATGGTGACAGCACGGTTATCATGCGATGATGCAAAGGAAAAAGGGTGGCTTCTTGATGGGTATCCGCGGAGTTTTAACCAAGCGCAAAGTCTGCAAAAATTGAAGATTATACCAGATGTGTACATTGTGTTAGAT GTTCCTGATGAAACTCTAATCGACAGATGTGTTGGAAGAAGGCTAGACCCAGTTACAGGGAAGATCTACCATATAAAAAGTTTCCCTCCGGAGACTGAGGAGATTAAAGCAAGACTTAATACTCGTCCTGATGACACCGAGGAAAAA GTGAAGTCGCGTCTTGAAATATACAAGAAAAATGCAGATTCAATCTCAGCCACATACTCGAGTATCATGAAAAAG ATCGATGGAAACCATTCGAAGGATGTTGTTTTCGAAGTAATAGACTCTATACTATCGCAAGTGCTGAAAGACAAAGAAACCAAGATCAAATTAG GAAAAAGTTGGAGTGGCTCAAATCCGTCTTCAGTTGAG GATAGCTGGAGGGGAATTCCTACTAAATTGAATAACGTTCCACATTCTCGAGAAATCAGGAAATATTTCTATGAGGATGTGCTGCAGGCCACAAAAAGAGCAATAAACGATGGAAGAACTCGACTAAAG GTAGAGATCAATATTCCGGAGCTGAACCCAGAAATG GATGTTTATCGAATAGGAACCTTAACGGAACTTGTTCGAACTATTGCTCTTTCATTTGCCGATGATGGGAAACATGTCAAG GTTTGTGTTCAAGGCTCGATGGGGGAAGGCGCTCTTGCTGGAATGCCATTACAGCTTGCTGGTACTCGAAAAATCTTGGAGTTCATGGACTGGGGTGAATACGAAGCTATGGGGACGTTCATCAACATTGGTTCTATAG GTGGCAAAGAGGTAGAAGAGCAAGATGACCTGTTTATCTTAGTAGCTCCTCAAAATGCTGTTGGGAATTGTATTATTGAT GATCTAAGAGCCATGACTGATGCTGCCGGGAACCGACCAGTAATTCTTATCAATCCTAGGCTCAAG gATTTACCCGGTTCGAGTGGAATCATGCAA ACCATGGGACGCGATAAGAGATTGGAGTATGCTTCATCATTCGAAAATTGCTATTTCTTTCGGCTTCTCTATTATGCAGGAACCCAGTATCCAATTATGGGTGCTCTCCG GTTTTCTTACCCGTATCGCTATGAACTGTACAAGAGGGTGGAAGATCCTTACGGGAAAGAGAAGTACGTAATACTGTCTACATTCCCCGAAAAGCCAAGTATTGATGAAGTAAACGATGCATTTGAAGGAAAGCCTAG AAATGAAAGCAAGAAAGCCGTAGGATTTTG GGGATTCTTGAGTGGTATATTTTGA